The Burkholderia cepacia ATCC 25416 genome includes a window with the following:
- a CDS encoding MFS transporter, producing MTDSVPDPSPLSPLPVNLFRHAPFQRFWGTRVMSSLAFQILSVAIGWYVYALTHSAFALGLVGLAQFVPMFALTLVVGQVADRYDRRRIATICQAVEALAAGVFLLGAAQGWLAAPAVYALAAIVGTARAFESPSVSSLLPAVVPRSDLPRATALSTSANQAAQILGPAFGGLLYGVGAPVAFGTSVVAFAVAAVLSGTIPLRSAPPAREPVTLRSVFSGIAFIRREPAILGALSLDLFAVLFGGATALLPIYARDILQVGPWGLGALRAAPAVGALAGTLWLARFPLKGRPGRAMFGGVIAFGIATIVFGLSRNFVLSLVALAALGASDVVSVVVRLSLVQLRTPDDMLGRVSAVNSLFIGTSNQLGEFESGVTAAWWGAPAAIVVGGAATIAVALTWMRLFPQLTTMKSLERDA from the coding sequence ATGACCGACTCCGTGCCCGATCCCAGTCCTTTATCCCCGTTGCCCGTCAACCTGTTCCGTCACGCACCGTTCCAGCGCTTCTGGGGCACGCGCGTGATGTCTTCCCTGGCTTTCCAGATCCTGTCGGTTGCAATCGGGTGGTACGTCTACGCGCTCACGCACAGCGCGTTCGCACTCGGTCTCGTGGGCCTCGCGCAGTTCGTGCCGATGTTCGCGCTGACGCTCGTCGTCGGGCAGGTGGCCGACCGCTACGACCGCCGGCGCATCGCGACGATCTGCCAGGCCGTCGAGGCACTGGCCGCCGGCGTGTTCCTGCTCGGTGCCGCGCAAGGGTGGCTGGCCGCGCCGGCCGTGTATGCGCTCGCGGCGATCGTCGGCACGGCCCGCGCGTTCGAGTCGCCGTCGGTGTCGTCGCTGCTGCCGGCCGTCGTGCCGCGCAGCGATCTGCCGCGCGCGACCGCGTTGTCGACCTCGGCGAACCAGGCCGCGCAGATTCTCGGGCCCGCGTTCGGCGGGCTGCTGTATGGCGTCGGCGCGCCCGTCGCGTTCGGCACGAGCGTCGTCGCGTTCGCGGTCGCGGCGGTCTTGAGCGGCACGATTCCGCTGCGCAGCGCGCCGCCCGCGCGCGAACCGGTGACGCTCCGTTCGGTGTTTTCAGGCATCGCATTCATCCGGCGCGAACCGGCGATCCTCGGCGCGCTGTCGCTCGACCTGTTCGCGGTGCTGTTCGGCGGCGCGACCGCGCTGCTGCCGATCTATGCGCGCGACATCCTGCAGGTCGGGCCATGGGGGCTCGGCGCGTTGCGCGCGGCGCCGGCGGTCGGCGCGCTCGCGGGCACGCTGTGGCTCGCGCGCTTTCCGCTCAAGGGCCGGCCCGGCCGTGCGATGTTCGGCGGCGTGATCGCATTCGGCATCGCGACGATCGTGTTCGGGCTGTCGAGGAATTTCGTGTTGTCGCTCGTCGCGCTGGCGGCGCTCGGCGCATCGGACGTGGTGAGCGTCGTCGTGCGCCTGTCGCTCGTGCAACTGCGCACGCCCGACGACATGCTCGGCCGTGTCAGTGCCGTCAACTCGCTGTTCATCGGCACGTCGAATCAACTCGGCGAATTCGAATCGGGTGTGACGGCCGCATGGTGGGGCGCGCCGGCCGCGATCGTCGTCGGCGGCGCGGCGACGATCGCCGTTGCACTCACGTGGATGCGGCTGTTCCCGCAGCTCACGACCATGAAGTCGCTCGAGCGCGACGCGTGA
- a CDS encoding YbjQ family protein has translation MTDFSRSIDDLSPARVTTAFDLPGHTTVRSLGVAQGIVVRSRSIVGSFGASLQTIFGGNITLYTSLCEKARQQAFDKMLADARKLGANAIVAMRYDSTEIGSGVTEVLCYGTAVRVTQDA, from the coding sequence ATGACCGATTTCTCCCGCTCCATCGACGATCTGTCGCCCGCCCGGGTCACGACCGCGTTCGACCTGCCCGGCCACACGACCGTTCGCTCGCTCGGCGTCGCCCAGGGCATCGTCGTGCGCTCGCGCTCGATCGTCGGTTCGTTCGGCGCATCGCTGCAGACGATCTTCGGCGGCAACATCACGCTCTACACGTCGCTGTGCGAAAAAGCCCGCCAGCAGGCCTTCGACAAGATGCTCGCCGACGCCCGCAAGCTCGGCGCGAACGCAATCGTCGCGATGCGCTACGACTCGACCGAGATCGGCTCGGGTGTCACGGAAGTCCTCTGCTACGGCACAGCCGTGCGCGTGACGCAGGACGCGTGA
- a CDS encoding M20/M25/M40 family metallo-hydrolase produces MPTLKLTRLSAALGAMLLTAAAHATPVWITLGDAAFRRLQRIDASATAQYSTTLDAGKAADGAARRETVHVVEIDDSRLGELAHAVHHTRGHGPGYVVHDSFDDARQALQPLPTPLAKQAAASTYKVSNAPQIGTWIQQLQASNIVGTITSLSGFTNRYYTTSHGVAASDWLALQWKQLAGSRADITVEQFAHTGFPQKSVILTIRGSDPAAGTVVLGGHLDSTVGRTTENTRSPGADDDASGIASLTEALRVLLANNYRPKRTIKFVGYAAEEAGLLGSKAIAKQFRAQNANVVGVLQLDMTNYKGDPKDIYLITDYTNASQNTYLTNLAKTYLPELAIGTSQCGYACSDHASWNAQGYPASFPFEADQNDSPYIHTVNDTLENSDRQANHALKFGKLALAYAVDLGGNGSATVTP; encoded by the coding sequence ATGCCTACTCTGAAACTCACCCGCCTGAGCGCCGCGCTGGGCGCCATGCTGCTGACCGCCGCCGCGCACGCGACGCCGGTATGGATCACGCTCGGCGACGCGGCGTTCCGCCGGTTGCAACGCATCGACGCAAGCGCCACCGCGCAATACAGCACGACCCTCGACGCCGGCAAGGCGGCCGACGGCGCGGCGCGCCGCGAGACCGTACACGTCGTCGAAATCGACGATTCGCGGCTCGGCGAGCTGGCCCACGCCGTCCACCATACGCGCGGCCACGGGCCCGGCTATGTCGTGCACGACTCGTTCGACGACGCGCGCCAGGCACTGCAGCCGTTGCCGACGCCGCTCGCGAAGCAGGCCGCGGCTTCCACGTACAAGGTTTCGAACGCGCCGCAGATCGGCACGTGGATCCAGCAGCTGCAGGCCAGCAACATCGTCGGCACGATCACGTCGCTGTCCGGCTTCACGAACCGCTACTACACGACGTCGCACGGCGTCGCCGCGTCGGACTGGCTCGCGCTGCAGTGGAAGCAGCTGGCCGGTTCGCGCGCCGACATCACCGTCGAGCAGTTCGCGCATACGGGCTTTCCGCAGAAATCCGTGATCCTGACGATCCGCGGCAGCGATCCGGCCGCGGGCACCGTCGTGCTGGGCGGCCACCTCGATTCGACGGTCGGGCGCACGACGGAAAACACGCGCTCGCCCGGCGCGGACGACGATGCGTCGGGCATCGCCAGCCTCACCGAAGCGCTGCGCGTGCTGCTGGCGAACAACTACCGGCCGAAGCGGACGATCAAGTTCGTCGGGTACGCGGCCGAGGAAGCCGGCCTGCTCGGCTCGAAGGCGATCGCGAAGCAGTTTCGTGCGCAAAACGCGAACGTGGTCGGCGTGCTGCAGCTCGACATGACGAACTACAAGGGCGACCCGAAGGATATCTACCTGATCACCGACTACACGAACGCGTCGCAGAACACCTACCTGACGAATCTGGCGAAGACCTACCTGCCGGAACTCGCGATCGGCACGTCGCAGTGCGGGTATGCGTGCTCGGATCATGCGTCGTGGAATGCGCAAGGGTATCCGGCGTCGTTCCCGTTCGAGGCCGATCAGAACGACAGTCCGTATATCCATACCGTGAACGACACGCTGGAGAATTCGGATCGGCAGGCGAACCATGCATTGAAGTTCGGCAAGCTCGCGCTGGCCTACGCGGTCGATCTCGGCGGCAACGGCAGTGCGACCGTGACGCCCTGA
- a CDS encoding M36 family metallopeptidase produces the protein MQTSRKALPLALGLALGFGIVGGTAADTKVSNPQATSLRESLTRGVAPPAARSDTAAGQFRADGVAVTLYNPAYRAKKAAATPAATARDFVASQAAQLGLDATALASLVVTSERSDAEFTVVRLQQQAAGLPVYGSEIAVTVAKDGRILYVASNTINGVVAKSGKAQAVDQQQALDRARAYLGVSGFTNQDAQLVAFVDKAGTHTAWKVRGRPNDGPKGDWELLIDSGSGEVLRAEDKAFYATDGTGFVFRPDPLSPTKSSYGSTGYKDSNDVDSSQLTAARVRVTLKDLAQSGARYSLSGPYAACVDFDAPRDNACPVQSTPAFEFTRGNLYFEAVNVYYHIDTFLRYVNQTLGIKALPYQYTGGVQYDPHGESGDDNSSYSSSSGRLTFGQGGVDDAEDADVVIHELGHGIHDWVTNGGLSQQEGLSEGTGDYLAAAYSRDFNQWSPSDAQYHWVYNWDGHNEFWGGRVTNWNVGRTYAQARGAEIHTAGQYWASCNLVARDAIGAQAMDKAFLKGLSMTNGSTNQKAAAQAVLTAASALGYSSAQLTAIGNAYNQSCTYGVTVPKKS, from the coding sequence ATGCAGACATCACGCAAAGCACTGCCGCTCGCCCTGGGTCTCGCGCTCGGTTTCGGCATCGTCGGCGGCACCGCAGCCGATACGAAAGTCTCGAATCCGCAGGCAACGAGCCTGCGCGAAAGCCTGACACGCGGCGTCGCGCCGCCGGCCGCCAGGTCGGATACGGCCGCCGGACAGTTCCGCGCGGACGGCGTCGCCGTCACGCTGTACAACCCCGCCTATCGCGCGAAGAAGGCCGCCGCGACGCCCGCCGCCACCGCGCGCGACTTCGTCGCGTCGCAGGCCGCACAACTCGGGCTCGACGCGACCGCGCTCGCGAGCCTCGTCGTCACGTCGGAGCGCAGCGACGCCGAGTTCACCGTCGTGCGCCTGCAGCAGCAGGCAGCCGGATTGCCCGTGTACGGCAGCGAAATCGCGGTGACGGTCGCGAAGGACGGCCGCATCCTGTACGTCGCGAGCAACACGATCAACGGCGTGGTCGCGAAGTCGGGCAAGGCGCAGGCCGTCGACCAGCAGCAGGCGCTCGACCGCGCACGCGCGTATCTCGGCGTGAGCGGCTTCACGAACCAGGATGCGCAGCTCGTCGCCTTCGTCGACAAGGCCGGCACGCATACCGCGTGGAAAGTGCGCGGCCGCCCGAACGACGGCCCGAAAGGCGACTGGGAACTGCTGATCGACTCGGGCAGCGGCGAAGTGCTGCGCGCCGAGGACAAGGCGTTCTACGCGACCGACGGCACGGGCTTCGTGTTCCGGCCCGACCCGCTGTCGCCGACCAAAAGCAGCTACGGCAGCACGGGCTACAAGGACAGCAACGACGTCGATTCGTCGCAACTCACCGCCGCGCGCGTGCGCGTGACGCTGAAGGATCTCGCGCAGTCGGGTGCGCGTTATTCATTGTCGGGCCCGTATGCGGCATGCGTCGATTTCGACGCGCCGCGCGACAACGCGTGCCCCGTGCAATCGACCCCCGCATTCGAATTCACGCGCGGCAACCTGTATTTCGAGGCGGTGAACGTGTACTACCACATCGACACGTTCCTGCGTTACGTGAACCAGACGCTCGGCATCAAGGCGCTGCCGTACCAGTACACGGGCGGCGTGCAGTACGACCCGCACGGCGAATCGGGCGACGACAACTCGTCGTATTCGTCGAGCAGCGGCCGGCTGACCTTCGGGCAAGGCGGCGTCGACGACGCGGAGGATGCGGACGTCGTGATCCACGAACTCGGCCACGGCATCCACGACTGGGTGACGAACGGCGGCCTGTCGCAGCAGGAAGGGTTGTCGGAAGGCACCGGCGACTATCTCGCCGCCGCGTACAGCCGCGACTTCAACCAGTGGAGCCCGTCGGATGCGCAGTACCACTGGGTCTACAACTGGGACGGCCACAACGAGTTCTGGGGCGGCCGCGTGACCAACTGGAATGTCGGGCGCACCTATGCGCAGGCACGCGGCGCGGAGATCCATACGGCCGGCCAGTACTGGGCCTCGTGCAACCTCGTCGCACGCGACGCGATCGGTGCGCAGGCGATGGACAAGGCGTTCCTGAAGGGGTTGTCGATGACCAACGGCTCGACCAACCAGAAGGCCGCCGCGCAGGCGGTGCTGACGGCCGCGTCCGCGCTCGGCTACAGCAGCGCGCAGCTGACCGCGATCGGCAATGCGTACAACCAGAGTTGCACGTACGGCGTGACCGTACCGAAGAAGTCGTAA
- a CDS encoding GlxA family transcriptional regulator has protein sequence MPEDFHFLLLPGFSALGFMSAVEPLRVANRFRTELYRWHVISADGAPVAASNGIPVAAEAACAEVETVDTVFVVAGFDPLVCYTRAIGDWLRRQHRHGATLGGIDTGSFVLAEAGLFDASQTLTLHWEALAAFRERYPGLNATQELFEIDDRRITCAGGTASIDMMLDLIGRRHGADLAAAISEQFVVSRIRQRSDSQRLEIAARYGVHNRKLIQVIGTMQRHMENPLGSDALAQEVSITRRQLERLFSATLNDTPTHFYLNLRLDRARELLQQTDMSITSVCVACGFESPSHFSRTYRARFGLSPRSDRRATR, from the coding sequence ATGCCCGAGGATTTCCACTTCCTGCTGCTGCCTGGCTTTTCCGCGCTCGGCTTCATGTCCGCGGTCGAACCGCTGCGCGTCGCGAACCGCTTTCGCACGGAGCTCTATCGCTGGCACGTGATCAGCGCCGACGGCGCGCCCGTCGCCGCGAGCAACGGCATTCCGGTCGCCGCCGAAGCCGCGTGCGCGGAGGTCGAAACGGTCGATACGGTGTTCGTCGTCGCCGGCTTCGATCCGCTCGTGTGCTACACGCGCGCGATCGGCGACTGGCTGCGCCGCCAGCACCGTCATGGTGCAACGCTCGGCGGCATCGACACGGGCAGCTTCGTGCTCGCGGAAGCCGGGCTGTTCGACGCATCGCAGACGCTCACGCTGCACTGGGAAGCGCTGGCCGCGTTCCGGGAACGCTACCCCGGCCTGAACGCGACGCAGGAGCTGTTCGAGATCGACGACCGGCGCATCACGTGCGCGGGCGGCACCGCGTCGATCGACATGATGCTCGACCTGATCGGGCGGCGGCACGGTGCCGATCTCGCGGCGGCGATCTCCGAGCAGTTCGTGGTCAGCCGGATCCGGCAGCGCTCGGACAGCCAGCGGCTCGAGATCGCCGCGCGCTACGGCGTGCACAACCGCAAGCTGATCCAGGTGATCGGCACGATGCAGCGGCACATGGAAAACCCGCTCGGCTCCGATGCGCTCGCGCAGGAGGTGTCGATCACGCGGCGCCAGCTCGAACGGCTGTTCAGCGCGACGCTGAACGACACGCCGACGCATTTCTACCTGAACCTGCGGCTCGACCGCGCGCGTGAACTGCTGCAGCAGACCGACATGAGCATCACGTCGGTGTGCGTCGCGTGCGGGTTCGAATCGCCGTCGCATTTCTCGCGCACGTATCGCGCGCGATTCGGCCTGAGCCCGCGCAGCGACCGCCGCGCGACGCGCTGA
- a CDS encoding helix-turn-helix domain-containing protein, producing MFVFHERFDNADRHAEALRGWNQRYDQIGSGAYRSAVKHAVLDSVQLFQEAANVRIIQRGRLPHDQTVFGMPLTGSGAFAFGGARIERGTMVLARGGTPFELHSPDDMSLIGVVANGELMQQIEDAADVRLDEATLRRGVVDMPTAVLMRASVQIATHLERVLSAPDTFRDARAQRELCGAIGNVLVDLLTYRIPEPSNRLTHACRADIVRRVHDYVIDHPEAPVDVLSLCTQLRVSRRTMQNSFQSVVQTSPLHYVRSLRLSQVRRMLLDTRQADLPISDAAARWGFIHLGHFANAYKAQFGELPSTTARRSARGAKTR from the coding sequence GTGTTCGTGTTTCACGAGAGGTTCGACAACGCGGACCGGCATGCCGAGGCGCTGCGCGGCTGGAACCAGCGCTACGACCAGATCGGCTCCGGCGCGTATCGCAGCGCGGTCAAGCATGCGGTGCTGGACAGCGTGCAGCTGTTCCAGGAAGCCGCCAACGTTCGCATCATCCAGCGCGGAAGATTGCCGCACGACCAGACGGTGTTCGGCATGCCGCTCACCGGCTCGGGTGCGTTCGCATTCGGCGGTGCACGCATCGAACGCGGCACGATGGTGCTGGCGCGCGGCGGCACCCCGTTCGAGCTGCACTCGCCCGACGACATGTCGCTGATCGGTGTCGTCGCCAACGGCGAACTGATGCAGCAGATCGAGGATGCGGCCGACGTCCGCCTCGACGAAGCCACGTTGCGGCGCGGCGTCGTCGACATGCCCACCGCGGTGCTGATGCGCGCGAGCGTGCAGATCGCGACGCACCTCGAGCGTGTATTGTCGGCACCCGATACCTTCCGCGACGCACGCGCGCAGCGCGAACTGTGCGGCGCTATCGGCAACGTGCTCGTCGATCTCCTCACGTACCGGATTCCCGAGCCGTCGAACCGTCTCACGCATGCATGCCGCGCCGACATCGTGCGCCGCGTGCACGACTACGTGATCGACCATCCCGAAGCACCGGTCGACGTGCTGAGCCTGTGCACGCAATTGCGCGTGAGCCGGCGCACGATGCAGAACAGTTTCCAGTCGGTCGTGCAGACCAGCCCGTTGCATTACGTGCGATCGCTGCGCCTGTCGCAAGTGAGGCGGATGCTGCTCGACACGCGGCAGGCCGACCTGCCGATCAGCGACGCGGCCGCACGCTGGGGCTTCATCCACCTCGGGCATTTCGCGAACGCCTACAAGGCGCAGTTCGGCGAGTTGCCGTCGACCACCGCGCGCCGTTCCGCGCGCGGCGCAAAAACGCGCTGA
- a CDS encoding amine dehydrogenase large subunit: MRTRRRTAVLAATLAFAAAWAGGANATEKPEELVVQKMPLWHPHEVYIVDISMPSMTDGRIYVYDADAKKLLGQIDGGFGPGLAISPDRKTSFVATTYFSRGSHGTRTDVVEITDNTTLDHAGEIVIPAKHAQHVPSPYNTAFSADGKWLYVANITPAASVTVIDAVSKKVLSEIDTAACVLAYPSGNDRFTALCESGKALTVTLDANGKETKRTMSDAFIDVDKDPAFVNASRHKGDYLFTTYGGNVRSADFSGDKPVFGKPWPLLTDAERAEGWRPGGMQQTAVQAKQNRYYVLMHKGTDGSHKDPGTQVWVFDLKSKQRVARWDLAQQKIDPLVSIQVSEDDKPLFYGLTATSDLVVMDARTGKLQHVEKQIGNTSSLLVNP, translated from the coding sequence ATGAGGACAAGGCGACGAACCGCGGTGCTCGCGGCGACGCTGGCGTTCGCGGCGGCATGGGCCGGCGGCGCGAATGCGACGGAAAAGCCGGAAGAACTGGTCGTGCAGAAGATGCCGCTCTGGCATCCGCACGAGGTCTATATCGTCGACATCTCGATGCCGTCGATGACCGACGGACGCATCTACGTGTACGACGCCGATGCGAAGAAACTGCTCGGCCAGATCGACGGCGGCTTCGGCCCGGGCCTCGCGATCTCGCCGGACCGCAAGACGAGCTTCGTCGCGACGACGTACTTCTCGCGCGGCTCGCACGGCACGCGCACCGACGTCGTCGAGATCACCGACAACACGACGCTCGATCATGCGGGCGAGATCGTGATTCCGGCGAAGCATGCGCAGCACGTGCCGTCGCCGTACAACACCGCGTTCAGCGCGGACGGCAAGTGGCTGTACGTCGCGAACATCACGCCGGCCGCATCGGTGACGGTGATCGACGCGGTCTCGAAGAAGGTGCTGTCGGAGATCGACACGGCGGCCTGCGTGCTCGCGTATCCGTCGGGCAACGACCGCTTCACGGCGCTGTGTGAAAGCGGCAAGGCGCTGACCGTCACGCTCGACGCGAACGGCAAGGAAACGAAGCGCACGATGTCGGATGCGTTCATCGACGTCGACAAGGATCCGGCGTTCGTGAACGCGTCGCGCCACAAGGGCGACTATCTGTTTACGACCTACGGCGGCAACGTGCGCAGCGCGGATTTCAGCGGCGACAAGCCCGTGTTCGGCAAGCCGTGGCCGCTGCTGACGGACGCCGAGCGCGCCGAAGGCTGGCGCCCGGGCGGCATGCAGCAGACGGCCGTGCAGGCGAAGCAGAACCGCTACTACGTGCTGATGCACAAGGGTACCGACGGCTCGCACAAGGACCCCGGCACGCAGGTGTGGGTGTTCGACCTGAAGTCGAAGCAGCGTGTCGCGCGCTGGGATCTCGCGCAGCAGAAGATCGATCCCCTCGTGTCGATCCAGGTCAGCGAGGACGACAAGCCGCTGTTCTACGGGCTGACGGCGACCTCCGACCTCGTCGTGATGGATGCGCGCACGGGCAAGCTGCAGCACGTCGAGAAGCAGATCGGCAATACGTCGTCGCTGCTCGTCAACCCGTGA
- a CDS encoding MauE/DoxX family redox-associated membrane protein yields the protein MTLDPVLATSAQAGAAVVVLLGAFAKMRRPAAFSRALAGYRLLPGALTAPVAFAIPLAEAVGAAALLFPDTRMAGAIGLIALLVAFAAAIAINLLRGHTDIDCGCSGFAAARADAPRGIGWLHVGRALLLAALAATALVEPGARAVVWFDYLTLFFSVLLIVCALLTVDVLLANGPRLSHLRNS from the coding sequence ATGACGCTCGATCCCGTACTTGCCACCAGCGCGCAGGCCGGCGCTGCCGTCGTCGTGCTGCTCGGCGCCTTCGCGAAGATGCGCCGGCCCGCCGCGTTCAGCCGGGCACTCGCCGGCTACCGGCTGCTGCCCGGCGCGCTGACCGCGCCCGTCGCGTTCGCGATTCCGCTCGCGGAAGCCGTCGGCGCGGCGGCACTGCTGTTTCCCGATACGCGCATGGCCGGCGCGATCGGCCTGATCGCGCTGCTCGTCGCCTTCGCGGCGGCGATCGCGATCAATCTCCTGCGCGGCCACACCGACATCGACTGCGGCTGTTCCGGCTTCGCGGCCGCGCGAGCAGATGCGCCGCGCGGCATCGGCTGGCTGCACGTCGGTCGCGCGCTGCTGCTCGCCGCGCTGGCCGCGACCGCGCTCGTCGAGCCGGGCGCGCGCGCGGTCGTGTGGTTCGACTACCTGACGCTGTTCTTCTCCGTGCTGCTGATCGTCTGCGCGCTGCTCACCGTCGACGTGCTGCTCGCCAACGGACCGCGCCTTTCCCATCTGAGGAATTCATGA
- the mauD gene encoding methylamine dehydrogenase accessory protein MauD codes for MMQTALTVSTALLWVAVLALGAICLALVRQIGILYERIMPAGALMIDKGPAVGAIAPAFELTDIRGSQVKVGGIDASGKATLLFFLSPTCPVCKKLLPLLPSLQASESTPVNIVLASDGDIDEHTRFARKHDLGRFPYVLSQELGLAYQIGKLPYAVLLDESGTVRAKGLVNTREHLESLFEAKERGVASLQQFVHGDHSHDAHAQHA; via the coding sequence ATGATGCAAACCGCTCTCACCGTTTCCACCGCCCTGCTGTGGGTGGCCGTCCTCGCGCTCGGCGCGATCTGTCTCGCGCTCGTGCGCCAGATCGGCATCCTGTACGAACGCATCATGCCGGCCGGTGCATTGATGATCGACAAGGGGCCGGCGGTCGGCGCGATCGCGCCGGCGTTCGAGCTGACCGACATTCGTGGCTCGCAGGTGAAGGTCGGCGGCATCGATGCGTCGGGCAAGGCGACGCTGCTGTTCTTCCTGTCGCCGACGTGCCCCGTCTGCAAGAAGCTGCTGCCGCTGCTGCCGTCGCTGCAGGCGAGCGAATCGACGCCGGTGAACATCGTGCTCGCGAGCGACGGCGATATCGACGAACACACGCGCTTCGCGCGCAAGCACGACCTCGGGCGCTTCCCGTACGTGCTGTCGCAGGAGCTCGGCCTCGCGTACCAGATCGGCAAGCTGCCGTATGCGGTGCTGCTCGACGAATCCGGCACGGTGCGTGCAAAGGGCCTCGTCAATACGCGCGAGCATCTCGAGAGCCTGTTCGAAGCGAAGGAGCGCGGCGTCGCATCGCTGCAGCAGTTCGTGCACGGCGATCACAGCCACGACGCGCACGCGCAGCACGCATGA
- a CDS encoding methylamine dehydrogenase light chain, which produces MGLFDSWFERSARGVAQHSSRRSAMAKLGKVLVGSAMLPLLPVDRTAYAAEAASGASGAAASGASDDPMSCDYWKYCAIDGWLCSCCGGTSSSCPPGTTPSPITWIGTCRNPHDGSDYIVSYNDCCGKTSCGKCFCNRNEREKPLYKLSLNNDINWCMANGNSNYHCSVSVLLGAAKQ; this is translated from the coding sequence ATGGGCCTGTTTGATTCATGGTTCGAGCGGTCGGCGCGCGGCGTCGCGCAGCACAGTTCGCGGCGCAGCGCGATGGCGAAGCTCGGCAAGGTGCTGGTGGGATCGGCGATGCTGCCGCTGCTGCCCGTCGATCGCACCGCGTATGCGGCCGAGGCGGCGTCGGGCGCATCCGGTGCCGCCGCCTCGGGGGCGAGCGACGACCCGATGAGCTGCGACTACTGGAAATACTGCGCGATCGACGGCTGGCTGTGCAGTTGTTGCGGCGGCACGTCGAGCAGTTGCCCGCCGGGCACGACGCCTTCGCCGATCACGTGGATCGGCACCTGCCGCAATCCGCACGACGGTTCGGACTACATCGTGTCTTACAACGATTGCTGCGGCAAGACGTCGTGCGGCAAGTGCTTCTGCAACCGCAACGAGCGCGAGAAGCCGCTGTACAAGCTGTCGCTGAACAACGACATCAACTGGTGCATGGCGAACGGCAATTCGAATTACCACTGTTCGGTTTCGGTTCTGTTGGGGGCAGCGAAGCAATGA
- a CDS encoding c-type cytochrome, with protein sequence MKVTQAGKIAVACMTAVAAFALPGAARAQEAVHYPAGKSLFDAQCAVCHQAGGKGQDGLAPPLTEYPGKYATAEAGRAQLVATLLHGMFGEIKVRDKRYNFKMPSFASASDDDIAHVLNYVVFDLNAQHGDAKPFTAADIRAARAKAMDGTAVHAQREVVIKGLGL encoded by the coding sequence ATGAAAGTGACGCAAGCAGGAAAGATCGCAGTCGCGTGCATGACGGCCGTGGCGGCCTTCGCGTTGCCAGGCGCCGCCCGCGCGCAGGAAGCCGTGCATTACCCGGCCGGCAAGAGCCTGTTCGACGCGCAGTGCGCGGTGTGCCATCAGGCGGGCGGGAAAGGGCAGGACGGCCTCGCGCCGCCGCTGACCGAGTATCCGGGCAAGTATGCGACGGCCGAGGCGGGGCGTGCGCAGCTGGTCGCGACACTGCTGCACGGGATGTTCGGCGAGATCAAGGTGCGCGACAAGCGTTACAACTTCAAGATGCCGTCGTTTGCGAGCGCGAGCGACGACGACATCGCGCACGTGCTCAACTACGTCGTGTTCGATCTCAACGCGCAGCACGGCGATGCGAAGCCGTTCACGGCGGCCGACATCCGCGCGGCGCGCGCGAAGGCGATGGACGGCACGGCCGTTCATGCGCAACGCGAAGTCGTCATTAAGGGGCTCGGCCTGTGA
- a CDS encoding c-type cytochrome: MLAGAVVGLIAAPAHAEGTADAALARQHWVLNCMGCHTATGGGIAGKVPPLANSLGYFTHLPAGREYVMRVPGASNSALSDQDLADVLNWVLTTMNRDALPRDFKPYTAVEVAAHRRPAYSDVATVRAGLVRALQARGVDGVVDRY; this comes from the coding sequence ATGCTTGCCGGGGCGGTCGTCGGCCTGATCGCGGCACCTGCGCATGCGGAAGGCACGGCCGACGCGGCGCTCGCGCGGCAGCACTGGGTGCTCAACTGCATGGGCTGCCACACGGCCACGGGCGGCGGTATCGCCGGCAAGGTGCCGCCGCTCGCGAACTCGCTCGGCTATTTCACGCATCTGCCGGCCGGGCGCGAGTACGTGATGCGCGTGCCCGGCGCATCGAACTCGGCACTGTCGGACCAGGACCTGGCCGACGTGCTCAACTGGGTACTCACGACCATGAACCGCGACGCGCTGCCGCGCGACTTCAAGCCCTATACGGCCGTCGAAGTCGCCGCGCACCGCCGTCCTGCCTATTCCGACGTCGCGACCGTGCGCGCCGGCCTCGTTCGCGCGTTGCAGGCACGCGGGGTCGACGGCGTCGTGGATCGCTACTGA